The DNA region gaaaagagaaacccTAAGGGAGAGAATgcaattttttagagtttaatcatgaggaaaaattgttagtttttaaactaaagaagagaaatgatataaatttttagaattttagagtttaatgataaaataataattttatctttatctttaatagaaattaactcataaatagatatttaaaattttaaactatcatagatatatttttaaaattgtactAAAACTTGAGtaggaaatagtgctttggcttTTCCAATAATTCTAGTTAGATTGTTTTGCTTTGTTGGGAGAGTGGGGTCTCTCGGTAAATATAACGAAATCCGAGGTCATAAAGAGGCTACCTCTTATGGTAATTTAACCCCGGAATAGTGGGTCCCACCAGTTGGTGCATTTAGTAATTGTTACCAACCtaagaagaaaattaaccaaaaaaataaaaaaactgataaggaaaaatatatatttattgggccaaaggactatttcccacccaaggtatgttgaaATGTCAAGTTTCTAccatttatctttgataataccaaatacccacccatgaatagttaaaattaacggaaccctaaccccttgaaattttatctccttttgtcccgctaaactttaaaaactaaaagtttcccccagcctaagttttaaaaaataacagtttcacctAGGGTTTCCTTTTGAAATCTTCAGTGACATCTCTGGCTTCGTTGTCGATGACCTCTCTCTCCTGAAGCATCATCTCCTTCggacgatctcttttctcccatttggagccTCAATCGGCGTCAGAGACTCCTTGGAAGATAAAGACGAAGTtattcgtcttcccaaacgaagacgaagCTGTCGTCTTCctagaggtcttcttctgggaagacaatcgtcttcccagacgaagatgacaacttcgtcttcgtttgggaaaatgaagaactttgtcttccaaGATGTCTCCGACGCCGATCGGAGCttcaaatgagaggaaagaaaTCTCCGGAAGGAGATGATGCTTCAAGAGGGAGAGGCTGTCGGTAACGGACCGGAGATGTCGCCgtagatttcaaaaagaaaccctatggtgaaactgccattttttaaaacttaaactaagagaaaattttagtttttaaagtttagaggggcaaaaatagcttatattttagtttatttttaatattatagagaaaatgacgattttattcttaccaccgttaattttaactgctcataggtgggtgtttggtattatcaaagataaaaggtggaaacttgacattttaacataccttgggtgggatataaTCGTTTGGCCTATTTGTTATAGAAAATCTTAGGGTTTGACTGAACAAAATTTGCTTGCGAGTCGCGTGAAACCCACAATAGAGAAAGTAGTGAGTCGAATCACGGGTTCCTCTGAGTTCGGTTCACTCTCATCTTCCTGAAAAGTTACATCCCTACGAAGATCCACACGCAAATATCgcaattttagagaaaatgggGCAAAACAAAAGTGGGgtcgtttttattttttgaacatTGGGATCGGAGGGTAAAAAATAGTGcttctatattttaaaatttggaggGATTCTTGTTAGAATTTGTTGGTGgggttttctgtttttttttttgtttttatttaatttctttcctTGTGAATTGgggtaaaaattataaaattgcatGCAATCTGGTGGGGGTGGAGGTGGTGGGCCCAGCCGGAATCTGGCGGGCCGGGCGGCATCGACATCATCTGCGGCATCGCCGTCTTCGTCATCTTCAGCTGTTTCGACTCCCCATCTGGGTTTGGATTCGGTGCAACAGCAGCAGCACCAGCAGCAACAACAGCAGAGGCAGGTAAAGACTTGTGCCGAATTGGCACTTGGGTTTCGTAATTGACGGTATTTATGCAAATGGGTAGGATTTGTTACATAATTGAAAGAGTTTGCCTAGTTGGGTTGGagttaattttagtaattaatgattctgatttgattttgattactGATTTTTGGGTTTTGTGAGAGTTCAAATGTGAACTATGTAGCACTAAACTTTCGGGCTGTTGAAGCGAAGTCGCGCTTGTCCTATGCTTAATAAACACTCAGATGGAGCATAGTTACAACTAGCTGGAGTTTTCGTCCATTATATGTTCTTGATGTTATCTGTGTTCAGTGGATTTTCTTTAGTCGTATATTTCTATACTTTGTCCTAGAATACGTGAAAAGGTGGTGGGACTATGAAGACAAGTGGTTCACTTAAACTGTTTTTGGATGGTTTACGTTTTCAAATATGGGATAATCTAAATATTAGTTTAGGGTTGAAACTCAATAATCATAAAAGAATGGTGATTGCATAAGTTTCAGTTCTGAATGTTCTAGCAAGAATTGTCTGAACTTGTTGTTATACCTTATATATGTTGTTTTGAGTTCCATCCCTTATTTTATTTGGTGATTTATGTCATTTACTAGTTATCCTTGGGTTCTTATCATTATGTAAATTCAGTTATTCTTGAAAATGTTTTCTATACTGGATCAATGAATGTCTTTATGATTTCTTAGCTCTAATTATTGAATGTATGTGGTGTGATGTCTATACGTCTGAATttgatagttatattttttcaaacttggagcCTTTTTTTGGgtatcttttctttcttgttgaTGTCTGTTGTAGTTGCAGTTCTCATTCTCCATCCGAATTGTGCTGctggtgataatttttttatttgttgaatattaTTGCTCAATCATTAAGGTATGTGAAATGTATTTTGACTTCAATTTGTCTAACTGTTTTTGCAGTCACTCCAACAACAATTACTTCGAAAATCAGAAGGGAATGATGCCATTTTAGCATATCAAGTTGGTGGTCTCCCGGGAGTGATGGGAGGGGGAGGAGGGAACTTTGCTTCATCAGCAGGCTCCATGCAACTGTCTCAACAGTCTAGgaaattctttgatttttccCAACAGCATGGTTCATCTCAGGAAGGCCAGAATAGAAGTCAAGGTGTTGAGCAACAGGTGCTAAATCCTGTTCATCAAGCTTATCTCCAGTATGCTTTACAGGCCCATCAAAAGTCGTCTTCAGTTGTGCAATCTCAGCAGCAAGCTAAAATGGGTATGTTGGATCCTGCATCTGGGAAGGATCAAGATCTGCGGATGGGAAATTTGAAAATGCAGGAACTGATTTCCTTGCAGTCAGCCAATCAGATTCAGGCATCATCATCTAAAAATTCACCGGAACAGTTTGGCCGGGGTGAAAAGCAGATGGACCAAGGACAGCAACCAGCCTCTGACCAGAGGAATGAGCCAAAACTTCAAAGTCAGAATAGTATTGGTGGGCAATTAATGACTGCCAATATGATGAGGCCTATACAGGCAGCTCAGGCTCAGcaaaatattcaaaatgtgGCTAGCAACCAGTTTGCAATGGCTGCCCAGTTGCAGGCATGGGCACTTCAGCGCAATATTGATCTGTCACAACCTGCAAATGCCAACTTGATGGCTCAGCTCATTCCTCTGATGCAGTCTAGGATGGCTGCTCAACAAAAAGCAAATGAAAGCAATATGGGTTCGCTGTCATCGTCTGTCCCTGTTTCAAAGCAACAGGCTGCTTCTTCACCTGCTGGTAGTGAGAGTTCTCCTCAGTCTAATTCAGTGAGTGATGTATCTGCGCAATCTGGATCTGCAAAGGCAAGGCAGACAGTCTCCCCAAGCCCTCTTCGTTCAACTCCCAATGCTGGTGTTGCTAACAGTCATGCGTTACAACAGTTTGCTGTTCATAATAGAGATAACCAAGTGCCTCCCAGACAGCCAATTGGCATTGGAAATGGAATGCCTCCTATGCATCCTCCACAGTCAACTACAAACATGAGCCAGGGTGTGGATCAGTCTTTGCCTGTAAAAAATTCAGGTGCTCCAGAAACTTCTCAAATGCAGTACCTCAGGCAGTTAAATCGTTCCTCTTCACAATCTGCAACTCCTTCCAGTGATGGAGGTCCAGTTAATGTCTCAGCACAGGGTGGGCTGGCTCCCCAGATGCCGCAGCAGCGGTTTGGGTTCACGAAACATCAACTTCATGTTCTTAAGGCTCAAATTCTGGCATTTAGGCGGCTGAAGGTGTGCAAAAGTCCTCCCTTTTTCTCTATCTCCTCTGTGTGCTTGTGTCTGTGTGTGTTATAAGCATCAGTGCAAATTTTTGCTTCTTATACTATTGTTTTCAAAGTTTGACGAAATGTTGACCCAGGGAAGGGTTTGGTCTGGTTCCACCAGTGGTCAGACCgatgaattgtttaaataaatattaaaatgatattcaGAGTAATTTTgcataattaatcattaaatataaaatctgaaTTGCATTAATATAAGAATGATTTTTGCCTGATGGCATACGTGCTATATCAATTGATAAGGTGTTGGTTTCAAGTCCTAAcaattgcaaaaaaattatactttccttataaaatgcaaaaaatagcttaaataaaaaaaagtaataaaccAAACAGGGTGTGGTTCTTCCCAACTTAACCAAAGGTTGAAACTCTGGTCTGAATATCATtcttgccaaaaaaaaaaaaaattgcatttcttATGTTGATGTCAACATAGAGGTTTGATTGGGCTACACTGTCAGTCAAATTATGAGGCATGAACTGGGATGGTTCCAGCAGTTTGATTGTGGTTCACCCCAGTTTGAAAGCCATATCCAGTTTTGGGCAAGCTTGCCTTCAGTTCTTGGTCGGACTGGTCCAACCAGCCAGTCCAGTCCAGTTTTCAAAATAGTGCTTCTTAGCAGGTGCTGAATGGATTATTTTAATTGTCTGCTTATTGACAGAAAGGAGAAGGTACCCTTCCCCAAGAGCTTCTTCGGGCCATTGTTCCACCACCCTTTGAgttgcagcagcagcagcagcaattTCTTCCTGCTCCAGTAAATAACCAGGAAAGATCTTCTGGAAAGATGGTAGATGATCAATCAAGACATTTGGAGTCTAATGGAAAGGATTCACAGGCTGCTCCATCAATTAATGGACAAAATTACATGAAAGTGGAATCTTATGCAGGAGATGATAAAGCAATTATGTCATCAGTTCATGTGCAAGGTATGCCTGCTGTGATCAAGGAGCCTGCACCAGTGGTAGCTACTGGGAAAGAAGACCCGCAAAACCCTGTTAAGTCAGACCAGGAAGTTGATCGTGGTCTTCAGAAAGCTCCTGTAAGAAGTGAATTTACTGCAGATAGAGGAAAGTCTGTTCCACCGCAGGCAGCAGGGTCTGATGCAATGCAAATTAAGAAGCCCATACAAGCGACCACTGCCCCCCAGCCAAAAGATGCTGGCTCTGCCAGAAAATATCATGGTCCACTATTTGATTTTCCCTATTTCACAAGGAAACATGATTCAGTCGGTTCAAGTACAGTGGTTAActgtaataataatttaacattgGCTTATGATGTCAAAGATCTTCTTTTTGATGAAGGAGTGGAAGTCCTGCATAAGAAAAGATCAGAGAATTTAAAGAAGATCAGTGGTATTCTGGCAGTAAACTTGGAGAGGAAAAGGATTAGGCCTGATCTTGTTCTGCGGATGCAGATTGAAGAGAAAAAGCTTCGACTCTTAGACCTACAGGCGCGCTTAAGGGATGAAGTCGACCAACAACAGCAGGAGATAATGGCAATGCCTGATAGACCATACCGTAAATTTGTTCGGTTGTGTGAACGTCAACGCATTGAGCTGATGAGACAAGTACAAACCTCTCAGAAAGCCATGAGAGAGAAGCAATTAAAATCCATCTCTCAGTGGCGTAAGAAACTTCTTGAGGCTCACTGGGCTATCCGTGATGCACGGACTGCCCGTAACCGGGGAGTTGCAAAGTACCATGAGAGAATGTTGAGGGAATTCTCTAAGCGAAAGGATGATGACCGGAACAAAAGGATGGAAGCCTTGAAGAATAACGATGTTGAAAGGTATAGGGAGATGTTACTGGAGCAGCAGACTAGTATACCAGGTGATGCTGCAGAGAGATATGCCGTTCTCTCATCATTCTTGACTCAGACAGAAGAGTATCTTTACAAACTGGGAAGTAAAATAACTGCTGCCAAGAATCAGCAGGAAGTGGAAGAGGCAGCAAATACCGCTGCAGCTGCTGCAAGATTGCAGGCATGCTTTATTCacattctttctctctttgtcACTTCTACACCCTTTCGGTTGTTAAGTTTTAGCTTTACCTCCCCTCATTTTCAAGCACCCATGCCATGAAACTGTGGAATAACCCATTCTTTTTTGATTTGCTTACTAAAGGGTCTTTCTGAAGAAGAAGTTAGGGCAGCAGCAGCTTGTGCTCGTGAAGAAGTGATGATCAGAAATCGATTTCTGGAAATGAATGCACCCAGGGATAGTTCATCCGTTAACAAGTAAGTCCTCTATTGAATTAtttgcttcaattttttttttccatttatgaTGCATTCAGGATCAAGTTAACATGTATTGCCAGAACTTCTGGCCCAGAAGATTCTTTGGCTCCATTAGATGGAAGTTTTGTACTAGCCATGGAGTTAGAATATGTCTATTATATGCAGTAACAGTTTTTAGTTCAATATTAGTCTTCTTTtcatattgtttaatataatttaagattgaattttcattttaactcTAAAGTCGGCTTTATCTTTAATACTTGTACCATGCACcgtaattttcttattttgtcatTCCTTACGTTCATATTGATGGTTTTCACCAGGTATTATAGTCTTGCACATGCTGTGAATGAAAGGGTTGTGAGGCAACCCTCAATGTTACGAGCTGGAACTTTACGAGATTATCAGATTGTAGGTTGctgtttgacattttaattctttctctGTGTTTGGCCCCTGTTCCACTATTTTTTGTTCCACACTATTACCTTAAGCCTTTTTTATTTGGTAGGTTGGGTTGCAGTGGATGCTTTCTTTGTATAACAACAAATTGAATGGAATATTGGCGGATGAGATGGGCCTTGGAAAGACTGTGCAGGTGAATTTTTGTTAGGATGAATGGTAGAAATCCCTTCTTAAAAAAGGAGATGGCAGGAAATATCTTATATTTGTAATATCGAGTAGCAGTTTCAGGTGCCTCTGTCTGTTTGGTAAATTTATGTTAGAATCTTTCAGCTTTTAGTCTGATAGAGTACTTGAATAACAATTGAAATACTCCCCTTTTGATATAAGGAGAGTAAATTAATAAGTACTGCAACACATGTTGATACAAGTGCATTTtctgatattttattttctgtgcAGGTTATGGCATTGATTGCTTATTTGATGGAATTTAAAGGGAACTATGGCCCGCATCTTATAATAGTCCCTAATGCTGTATTGGTAAATTGGAAGGTTAGTTTCTTTTCATTGCATTATAGTATGACCATTTCTGGTTCTTTTTACAAAGTGGCTGACCATGTTCATGTGGCAGAGTGAGCTTCATACTTGGCTGCCATCAGTCTCATGCATTTACTATGTTGGTGGAAAGGATCAGCgttcaaaattattttctcagGTAAATGCCATATATTTGCATAAATACTGATATTGGAGATTCTGTTTAATTCTTGATGTTTATTTTGTTCGAATTTTGTGTAGGAGGTCTGTGCCCTGAAATTTAATGTACTTGTGACAACTTATGAGTTCATCATGTATGATCGctcaaaactttcaaaaattgattGGAAGTATATCATAATTGATGAAGCACAGCGAATGAAAGACAGAGAATCGGTTTTGGCCCGTGATCTGGATAGATACCGCTGCCAGCGGCGCTTACTTCTTACAGGGACACCTTTACAGGTAtgtaaagagaaagagatatgTTCTAGTAATCAATGTGCGATCATATTTCCCTAGTATTGATTTTGCTATTATTGCacctatataaaataaatagacTTTCTTGTGGCTTGTTTTATTTTGCCTTCTGTGTTCTGTGAAGTGACATGATATCCAATGATAGGCTTTCTTCCAGTATGTACATGCAAAAAAGTTCCATAGTTGTCTACTCtggtgtttatatatattcagtAATTATGGGGAAGATATAAATGGCATTGAaatgactttttaaaaaattgtaaataaaagaaatactatatttgaattgttttataTTCCTGAAGTTAATTTATGATTGGCACTGAAGGAGCTGACTGTGtgattataactttaatttactccatttttttaattaattgagcATGGACTGACTATGATTTTGCAGAATGATTTGAAGGAACTTTGGTCACTTTTAAATCTACTTCTTCCAGAAGTGTTTGATAACCGGAAAGCATTTCATGATTGGTTCTCACAACCATTTCAAAAAGAAGGTCCTACCCACAATGCAGAGGATGACTGGCTTGAGACTGAGAAGAAGGTCATTATCATCCATCGACTTCATCAAATTTTAGAGCCTTTTATGCTCAGACGTCGTGTTGAGGATGTGGAAGGTTCacttccacccaaggtatgttatTATAGCAATTGTAGTTAGtcatttccttttatatttcTGGTTCCTGATATTATTTCTGGTCCGCAGGTATCCATTGTTTTAAGATGTAAAATGTCACCTATTCAGAGTGCTATTTATGATTGGATTAAATCAACTGGAACTCTTCGAGTTGATCCTGAAGATGAGAAGCTCAGGGTTCAAAAAAACCCACTGTACCAGGCTAAGGTGTATAAAACTCTAAATAATAGATGCATGGAGCTTCGGAAAACTTGCAATCATCCCCTTCTTAATTACCCATATTTTAATGACTTCTCCAAAGATTTTCTTGTGAAATCTTGTGGGAAGCTGTGGGTCCTTGATAGGATCCTTATAAAACTTCACAGAACAGGGCATCGAGTACTGCTCTTTAGCACCATGACAAAACTCCTTGATATCGTGGAGGAATATCTGCAGTGGAGGCAACTTTTGTACAGACGAATTGATGGAACTACTAGTTTAGAAGACCGTGAATCAGCTATTGTGGACTTTAATAGCCATAATTCTGACTGCTTTATATTCTTGCTTAGTATTCGTGCTGCTGGACGAGGTCTTAATCTTCAGTCTGCTGACACTGTCATCATATATGATCCTGATCCAAACCCTAAAAACGAGGAACAGGCAGTTGCTAGAGCCCACCGCATTGGACAGACAAGAGAAGTTAAGGTCATTTATATGGAAGCAGTTGTCGACAAAATTTCCAGTCATCAGAAAGAGGATGAATTCAGAAGTGGAGGTATGGTTGATTTAGAAGATGACTTTGCAGGTAAGGATCGATATATGGGATCTATTGAAGGCCTCATAAGGAACAACATCCAGCAGTATAAGATTGACATGGCTGATGAAGTTATCAATGCTGGGCGTTTTGACCAGAGAACAACCCATGAAGAGAGACGCATGACTTTGGAGACATTATTGCATGATGAGGAGAGGTATCAAGAAACTGTTCATGATGTTCCATCACTGCAGGAGGTAAATAGAATGATTGCAAGGAGTGAAGATGAAGTAGAACTGTTTGATCAGATGGATGAAGAGCTGGATTGGATAGAGGATATGACTAGGTATGACCAGGTACCAAAGTGGCTTCGAACCAGTACTAAAGAAGTGAATGCTGCTATTGCTAATTTATCAAAGAAACcatccaaaaatatattatttggagGCAATATTGGTGTGGAACCTAGTGAAATTGGACCAGAGAGAAAAAGAGGgcctaagggaaaaaaatatccAAACTACAAGGAACTggatgatgaaaatgaagaatacTCTGAAGCTAGTTCTGATGAGAGGAATAGATATTCTGTGCATGAAGAAGAGGGAGAAATTGGAGAgtttgaagatgatgaagacaGTGGTGCTGCTGAGGCACCACCTATCAATAAAGACCAATCAGAAGAAGATGGTCCAGTTTGCGAGGGTGGGTATGAGTATCGCCGGCCTTCAGAgaacaaaagaaataatcatATACTTGAAGAAGCTGGTTCATCTGGGTCATCCTCTGACAGTCGTAGATTGACACAGATTGTATCTCCGGTTTCTTCTCAAAAGTTTGGGTCTCTGTCTGCATTAGAAGCTCGGCCAGGCTCTCTCTCTAAAAAGATGGTATGTGTAATACTCGTGTTGATGCTTTGTTATTGGACTGGCTTATTTGTCCTATCTTTTTATTTCTGTACCATTAATATTGCTAGGCAGATGAACTTGAGGAAGGGGAGATTGCAGTATCTGGAGATTCTCACGTGGATCACCAGCTATCTGGAAGTTGGACTCATGATCGTGATGAAGGTGAAGATGAGCAGCAGGTCTTGCAACCCAAGATAAAACGAAAGCGTAGTATTCGAGTTCGGCCTCGTCACACTGTTGAAAGGCAGGAAGAGAAGCCTTGCAATGAGGTACCTTCTCTCCAACGTGGAGATTCATCCCTCTTGCCATTCCAGATGGACCATAAATATCAAGTACAGTTAAGGACTGATACTGAAACGAAAACGCATGGTGAACTCAATTCTTTCAAGCATGATCAAAGCGAGTCATCTTCAAAAAGTAGGCGGAACCTGCCTTCAAAGAAAATGGCTAATGCCCTGAAATTGCGTGCTTCACCAAAATCTGGCCGATCGAATACTCTATCTGGTCCTGCAGATGCTGCTGATCATGGCAGAGAAGGTTGGGATGGCAAAGTTATGAACACTGGTGGATCTTCGAATTTTGGTGCTAAGATGTCTGATGTCATCCAGAGAAGGGTATGTACTGTATCTTTGCTATTTCTGGTTCATTAAGTGGTAGGAATTGTCTATAATTTGCTCCTCTGGGTCTTCGTGTCTATTTCTTTTTCCTACTGACTTCTTGTTTCTCTGTTTCtatattgttgatatatatataaatttttgtgaTCTGGATAATTGTTTTTCTTACCTTGCATCTTTAGCCGTACTTAGCCTTTTGAATTCACTCAGCTGTTCcttgttgaatttattgatGTGTTATGTGAGATACTTTGATTGATATCATTTATTGCTGTGTGACATATAGCATACGTTTGCAATGGCTCATGTCTTTTCTTCACTTTAACCAAGTTTAGTGGAAAgggattaaaattaattttccgTTGTGTCTACTCTGTTGACTTTGATCTTTTTTCCTCTGCTTCCCTTCTTTTCCTTGCTGTTTATTTTGTGGAATGACCTGAAATCTATCTCTGCAGTGCAAAAATGTAATTAGTAAGTGCCAAAGGAGAATTGACAAGGAAGGACATCAAATTGTTCCTCTGCTAACAGATTTGTGGAAAAGGATTGAAAATGCTGGATACATGAGTGGAGGTGGAAACAATCTTTTCGATCTACGGAAGATTGATCAGCGAGTTGACAGAGTAGAGTATAATGGGGTGATGGAGCTGGTGTCTGATGTGCAGCTTATGTTGAAGGGTGCAATGCAGTATTATGGCTTATCACACGAGGTATGATTCCTCATGTTGAACATCTTAATAATTCCATGTCGGTGTACTTATTCAGATCCACATCTTCATAATTTTTCTAAGGAGTGTGATTTCACATGTCCCACTGACCTGCAATAAATTCCTGCAGTTTTCAATTGCCTGATCGCAtctaaacatatgattatattgTACAGGTTAGATCTGAAGCAAGGAAGGTACACGAtctattttttgatatattgaagATTGCATTTCCAGATACAGATTTCCAAGAAGCAAGAAATGCACTCACTTTCTCTGGTCCAACACCTCCCTCTATCTCTTCTCCAGCCCCAAGACAGGCGGCTGCTGGCCAGGGCAAGAGACACAAGAGGATAAATGAGATGGAACCTGGTCCTAGCCCTGCCCAGAAGCCACTACAACGAGGCCCTGTTCCTGTCAATGAAGAAAACACTAGGATTAGAGTGCACATCCCTCAGAAGGATTCTAGGCTTGGAAGTGGAAGCAGCAGTAGCAGGGAGCAATTCCAGCAGGATGATTCTCCACATCCTGGCGAGCTGGTTATCTgcaagaagaaaaggaaagacaGGGAAAAGTCTGCGGTGAAGCCAAGGACTGGTTCAGCTGTCCCCATCTCACCTCCAAGCTTAGGTCGTAACGTGAAAGGTCCTGGTTCAATCCCTAAGGATAATATTCGACAGACCCAACAATCTACCCAACAAGGGTGGGCCAATCAGCCTGGTCAATCATCAAATGGCAGTGGTGGCAATGTTGGTTGGGCTAATCCTGTGAAGAGATTGAGGACTGATGCTGGTAAACGGAGGCCTAGCCAGTTATGATTTTACTATAGGTAGTGTGTCATCcacatgaaagaaaaagaaaaaattgctGTTATTGAGAGCCGGTCCTTGAAGGCCTCAGCAAGTTCAGTTAGTATTTACTGTTAATAGTGTAGATCTTTGGTTCTCCATTGTATACATGTACCTCCATTATTGGAAATCTCTAGCTTCTTATATAACTGTCTTTTGATGCCCACAAATCTTGTAAAGTGCGTACCTTTAATCTTCAAGATGTCTGTAGTTTTGACATCGGATATTAGTGGAAGACAACTGGCAGGCAAATCTGTCTATTGATTCTAGTGGGATTTCCTTTAAAAGGCTAAAGCAATATCtaacatattatatgaataaatgcatagattatcactttta from Mangifera indica cultivar Alphonso chromosome 8, CATAS_Mindica_2.1, whole genome shotgun sequence includes:
- the LOC123222497 gene encoding ATP-dependent helicase BRM-like: MQSGGGGGGGPSRNLAGRAASTSSAASPSSSSSAVSTPHLGLDSVQQQQHQQQQQQRQSLQQQLLRKSEGNDAILAYQVGGLPGVMGGGGGNFASSAGSMQLSQQSRKFFDFSQQHGSSQEGQNRSQGVEQQVLNPVHQAYLQYALQAHQKSSSVVQSQQQAKMGMLDPASGKDQDLRMGNLKMQELISLQSANQIQASSSKNSPEQFGRGEKQMDQGQQPASDQRNEPKLQSQNSIGGQLMTANMMRPIQAAQAQQNIQNVASNQFAMAAQLQAWALQRNIDLSQPANANLMAQLIPLMQSRMAAQQKANESNMGSLSSSVPVSKQQAASSPAGSESSPQSNSVSDVSAQSGSAKARQTVSPSPLRSTPNAGVANSHALQQFAVHNRDNQVPPRQPIGIGNGMPPMHPPQSTTNMSQGVDQSLPVKNSGAPETSQMQYLRQLNRSSSQSATPSSDGGPVNVSAQGGLAPQMPQQRFGFTKHQLHVLKAQILAFRRLKKGEGTLPQELLRAIVPPPFELQQQQQQFLPAPVNNQERSSGKMVDDQSRHLESNGKDSQAAPSINGQNYMKVESYAGDDKAIMSSVHVQGMPAVIKEPAPVVATGKEDPQNPVKSDQEVDRGLQKAPVRSEFTADRGKSVPPQAAGSDAMQIKKPIQATTAPQPKDAGSARKYHGPLFDFPYFTRKHDSVGSSTVVNCNNNLTLAYDVKDLLFDEGVEVLHKKRSENLKKISGILAVNLERKRIRPDLVLRMQIEEKKLRLLDLQARLRDEVDQQQQEIMAMPDRPYRKFVRLCERQRIELMRQVQTSQKAMREKQLKSISQWRKKLLEAHWAIRDARTARNRGVAKYHERMLREFSKRKDDDRNKRMEALKNNDVERYREMLLEQQTSIPGDAAERYAVLSSFLTQTEEYLYKLGSKITAAKNQQEVEEAANTAAAAARLQGLSEEEVRAAAACAREEVMIRNRFLEMNAPRDSSSVNKYYSLAHAVNERVVRQPSMLRAGTLRDYQIVGLQWMLSLYNNKLNGILADEMGLGKTVQVMALIAYLMEFKGNYGPHLIIVPNAVLVNWKSELHTWLPSVSCIYYVGGKDQRSKLFSQEVCALKFNVLVTTYEFIMYDRSKLSKIDWKYIIIDEAQRMKDRESVLARDLDRYRCQRRLLLTGTPLQNDLKELWSLLNLLLPEVFDNRKAFHDWFSQPFQKEGPTHNAEDDWLETEKKVIIIHRLHQILEPFMLRRRVEDVEGSLPPKVSIVLRCKMSPIQSAIYDWIKSTGTLRVDPEDEKLRVQKNPLYQAKVYKTLNNRCMELRKTCNHPLLNYPYFNDFSKDFLVKSCGKLWVLDRILIKLHRTGHRVLLFSTMTKLLDIVEEYLQWRQLLYRRIDGTTSLEDRESAIVDFNSHNSDCFIFLLSIRAAGRGLNLQSADTVIIYDPDPNPKNEEQAVARAHRIGQTREVKVIYMEAVVDKISSHQKEDEFRSGGMVDLEDDFAGKDRYMGSIEGLIRNNIQQYKIDMADEVINAGRFDQRTTHEERRMTLETLLHDEERYQETVHDVPSLQEVNRMIARSEDEVELFDQMDEELDWIEDMTRYDQVPKWLRTSTKEVNAAIANLSKKPSKNILFGGNIGVEPSEIGPERKRGPKGKKYPNYKELDDENEEYSEASSDERNRYSVHEEEGEIGEFEDDEDSGAAEAPPINKDQSEEDGPVCEGGYEYRRPSENKRNNHILEEAGSSGSSSDSRRLTQIVSPVSSQKFGSLSALEARPGSLSKKMADELEEGEIAVSGDSHVDHQLSGSWTHDRDEGEDEQQVLQPKIKRKRSIRVRPRHTVERQEEKPCNEVPSLQRGDSSLLPFQMDHKYQVQLRTDTETKTHGELNSFKHDQSESSSKSRRNLPSKKMANALKLRASPKSGRSNTLSGPADAADHGREGWDGKVMNTGGSSNFGAKMSDVIQRRCKNVISKCQRRIDKEGHQIVPLLTDLWKRIENAGYMSGGGNNLFDLRKIDQRVDRVEYNGVMELVSDVQLMLKGAMQYYGLSHEVRSEARKVHDLFFDILKIAFPDTDFQEARNALTFSGPTPPSISSPAPRQAAAGQGKRHKRINEMEPGPSPAQKPLQRGPVPVNEENTRIRVHIPQKDSRLGSGSSSSREQFQQDDSPHPGELVICKKKRKDREKSAVKPRTGSAVPISPPSLGRNVKGPGSIPKDNIRQTQQSTQQGWANQPGQSSNGSGGNVGWANPVKRLRTDAGKRRPSQL